From Gloeocapsopsis sp. IPPAS B-1203, one genomic window encodes:
- a CDS encoding ABC transporter ATP-binding protein → MRSPSPLVASEQKASQQLPTLRRFLGYLQPYRKEVPVALSLVAIGAASQSLGPFLVGWSIDNLIAQGNLQGLLLMLVLLVGVYVGGITAIRAQIIRVGWIVQRLLAQLRQDIFIKVQSLPISFFDQSESGDLMSRLLNDVSVVNQAFGQTIAQMLGNLFSLAGIVIAMFLINLRLGLVSNLVVPLMLVTTSLFSRWARKRFRVTRQTIGELSTKIEEDISSVREAQAFNRVRLNIAEFKALNAANRDANVDAVAITAAFLPSIDFLNTLATAGVLAYGGYLAVTGAATIGTVTAFLLYVQQFFRPIQILSQFYTQAQSALAAVERIFMLLDEPAQLKDAPDAIAMPLIRGEVTFEQVSFGYKPNQLVLKEVNLHAKPGQTIALVGPTGAGKSTIINLILRYYDVTSGAVKIDGIDIRKVTQASLRRQIGLVLQDNILFSGTVAENIAFGRPNATQAEIEAAAQVANVHEFITSLPQGYATLLGARGANLSKGQRQLMSIARAVLVNPRILILDEATSSIDTRTEALVQDAIDRLLTERTSFVIAHRLSTVTKADQVLVIQQGQIIEGGTHTELIAQGGVYANLYALQLGAA, encoded by the coding sequence ATGAGAAGCCCTAGTCCACTCGTTGCATCAGAGCAAAAAGCTAGTCAACAGTTACCGACACTGCGACGCTTTTTAGGATATCTGCAACCCTACCGCAAAGAAGTCCCTGTTGCCCTCAGCTTAGTTGCAATTGGTGCGGCTTCACAGTCACTTGGTCCTTTTTTAGTTGGTTGGTCAATTGATAATCTGATTGCCCAGGGCAACTTACAAGGTTTACTTTTAATGCTCGTACTACTAGTAGGTGTCTATGTAGGCGGCATTACAGCTATCCGCGCCCAAATCATTCGTGTTGGCTGGATTGTACAACGCTTGTTAGCACAACTACGTCAAGATATTTTTATAAAAGTTCAAAGTTTACCGATTAGCTTTTTCGATCAAAGTGAATCTGGGGACTTAATGAGCCGCTTGCTCAACGATGTCAGTGTTGTGAATCAGGCATTTGGACAAACGATCGCTCAGATGTTGGGCAACTTATTCAGCTTAGCAGGAATTGTCATTGCCATGTTCTTGATCAACCTGCGGCTAGGTTTAGTCAGTAACTTAGTTGTTCCATTGATGCTTGTTACCACCAGCTTATTTTCGCGCTGGGCAAGAAAACGATTTCGCGTAACGAGACAAACAATTGGGGAACTTTCTACCAAGATTGAGGAAGATATTAGCAGTGTACGCGAAGCCCAAGCCTTTAATCGCGTCCGATTGAATATTGCAGAGTTCAAAGCCCTCAACGCAGCAAACCGTGATGCTAATGTTGATGCAGTGGCAATTACAGCCGCGTTTCTACCATCAATTGATTTTCTCAACACACTAGCAACTGCTGGAGTTCTCGCTTATGGCGGTTATTTGGCAGTGACAGGAGCCGCCACAATAGGAACCGTAACTGCATTTTTACTTTACGTACAGCAATTTTTCCGCCCAATTCAGATTTTGAGTCAGTTTTATACGCAAGCCCAGTCAGCGTTAGCCGCAGTCGAGCGCATTTTTATGCTACTTGATGAACCGGCTCAACTCAAAGATGCACCCGATGCGATCGCAATGCCACTAATTCGGGGCGAGGTGACATTCGAGCAAGTTTCCTTTGGTTACAAACCAAATCAGCTTGTGCTTAAAGAAGTCAACCTTCATGCGAAACCAGGACAAACGATCGCTTTAGTGGGTCCTACAGGAGCAGGCAAAAGTACAATTATTAACTTGATTCTGCGGTACTATGATGTTACGAGTGGAGCTGTCAAAATTGATGGTATTGATATCCGTAAAGTCACGCAGGCAAGCTTACGGAGACAAATTGGATTAGTTTTGCAAGACAATATTTTATTCAGTGGCACAGTTGCTGAAAATATTGCTTTTGGTCGTCCTAATGCTACTCAAGCCGAAATTGAAGCAGCTGCTCAAGTTGCCAATGTTCATGAGTTTATTACTAGTTTGCCGCAAGGCTACGCGACGCTATTAGGTGCGAGAGGCGCAAACCTCAGTAAAGGACAGCGACAACTGATGAGTATTGCTCGTGCTGTTTTAGTTAATCCGCGAATTCTGATTTTAGATGAAGCAACTAGCAGTATTGACACGCGCACCGAAGCTTTAGTTCAAGATGCGATTGATCGATTATTGACTGAACGGACTAGCTTTGTGATTGCCCACCGCCTCAGTACTGTTACCAAAGCAGATCAAGTATTGGTAATTCAACAAGGTCAAATTATTGAAGGTGGTACGCATACAGAATTAATTGCTCAAGGCGGAGTTTATGCAAATCTTTACGCATTACAATTAGGTGCAGCTTAG
- a CDS encoding SET domain-containing protein — MIHPDTQLGFVSPSIGYGVFATKFIPQGTITWVLDKLDQEIDESYILAIDDIYRDQLLKYSFRNAQGKYILCWDIARYINHSFDANCILTPYDLVIAARDIHPGEELTEDYGLLNLDEPFDCLPETGSDRVQVTPHDILHFYHEWDQKAVDAIRLFKKVDQPLAKFINSKFLPKVNAVAAEQDQMDSVVSCYYKRSIIPSSQVNYS; from the coding sequence ATGATACATCCTGATACTCAACTTGGTTTTGTGAGTCCATCAATAGGTTATGGTGTATTTGCAACTAAATTCATTCCTCAAGGAACAATTACCTGGGTATTAGACAAACTAGATCAAGAGATTGACGAATCTTATATTTTGGCAATTGATGATATTTACCGAGACCAGTTGTTGAAATATTCTTTTCGTAATGCTCAAGGCAAATATATCTTATGCTGGGATATTGCGCGGTATATAAACCATAGCTTTGATGCTAACTGTATTCTTACACCGTATGATCTTGTGATAGCTGCTAGAGATATCCATCCAGGAGAAGAGCTGACTGAGGATTATGGATTATTAAATCTAGACGAACCGTTTGATTGCTTACCTGAAACTGGTAGCGATCGCGTACAGGTAACACCCCATGATATTTTGCATTTTTATCATGAATGGGATCAAAAGGCAGTTGATGCTATAAGACTTTTTAAAAAAGTTGACCAACCACTAGCAAAATTTATCAATAGTAAATTCTTGCCTAAAGTCAACGCAGTAGCAGCAGAACAAGACCAAATGGATTCAGTTGTTTCTTGTTACTATAAACGTTCTATTATTCCATCAAGTCAGGTCAATTACTCCTAA
- the hslO gene encoding Hsp33 family molecular chaperone HslO yields MADQLIRATAAEGGIRAVGVITTRLTEEARQRHQLSYVATAALGRTMSAGLLLASSMKRAESRVNIRIKGNGPLDGILVDAGLDGTVRGYVDNPSVELPPNSRGKLDVGGAVGNDGYLYVVRDVGYGYPYTSTVELVSGEIGDDISHYLVTSEQTPSALVLGVFVGSEGVQAAGGILIQVLPKAATDETLVQTLESRVTALSGFTPLLQAGKTLPEIFEELLGDMGLEILPETQLVRFHCGCTFNRMLGALKMLGEAELQDMIEKDDGAEATCHFCGTVYQASSAQLNQLIVDLQSEASAK; encoded by the coding sequence ATGGCAGATCAGTTAATTCGTGCCACGGCAGCTGAGGGTGGAATTCGTGCGGTAGGTGTCATCACCACTCGCCTCACAGAAGAAGCAAGGCAGCGGCATCAGCTTTCATATGTCGCCACAGCAGCTTTGGGTCGTACCATGTCAGCAGGACTTCTTCTAGCATCCAGTATGAAGCGTGCCGAATCGCGAGTCAACATTCGGATTAAGGGAAACGGTCCATTAGATGGCATTCTTGTCGATGCTGGCTTGGATGGCACTGTACGCGGTTATGTGGATAATCCTAGTGTAGAGCTACCGCCAAATTCTCGAGGTAAATTAGATGTCGGTGGTGCTGTTGGTAATGACGGCTATTTGTATGTTGTACGTGATGTTGGTTATGGATATCCTTACACCAGTACAGTAGAGCTAGTTTCAGGTGAAATTGGAGATGATATTTCTCACTACTTAGTGACTTCTGAACAGACTCCATCAGCATTGGTTCTAGGTGTATTTGTAGGAAGCGAGGGAGTACAAGCTGCTGGAGGAATATTGATACAAGTCTTACCAAAAGCTGCAACAGACGAAACACTTGTTCAAACATTAGAATCTCGGGTCACAGCCTTATCAGGGTTTACTCCTCTACTGCAGGCTGGAAAAACTTTACCCGAAATCTTTGAGGAATTGCTTGGAGATATGGGTTTAGAGATTCTACCAGAAACGCAGTTGGTACGCTTCCATTGTGGTTGTACATTTAATCGGATGTTGGGAGCATTAAAAATGCTCGGCGAAGCCGAACTTCAAGACATGATTGAAAAAGATGATGGTGCTGAAGCAACTTGTCATTTTTGTGGAACAGTTTATCAGGCAAGCAGTGCCCAGTTGAATCAGCTGATTGTAGATTTGCAGTCTGAAGCTTCAGCCAAGTGA
- a CDS encoding chromosome segregation ATPase produces the protein MRERSIPEDWSVVKASSPEDASQSLTPVAGIGSTEVGHAAKKSGNTSAPQPKSPKRLNPKRKVLLWSKNWIFWMGLGGLVTSGVGMIALAMLLKSPAAPNCPAIFWPLASASVRLHCAQVAANKQTVQDLLQAIALVEALPDDHPLRPEINRLLEQWSLDILALAEQDFQAGRLEQAIATAQKISRNVPAYQNVDSKIANWQSIWSEAEAIYAEVEDRLRAREWHQAFMGTVRLLSIGNEYWATTKYTELNQKIEIAREDASKLAKAESLAKRGGADNLLEAIKIAQSIGVNSYIYQEARNLIPDLGRQMLELAQAALERRDADEAINIANRIPASTGLRAEAQDFTTLASAQQSAWMGQIPDIETAIATAQKIATDRPLYSRAQELIAQWQLEIEAVARLDRARQLARGGTIGDLTAAITEAQLISDSNPRASEVRTEINRWRGQVETIEDRPLLNRAEDLAVGGDIASLQAAINEASQISSGRALYREARSRIRTWTNTIERTQDQPILDEARFLARNGNLPAAIATAQRIAPGRALSGEAQAAVNDWQGQIRARQNWQEARQTALQGTPEALAQAIRLANRVPRTSPLRADINPAIAQWSQQLFNLALNRGQYDIPGGIAIARRIPPGTDAYRAAQQQITAWEKFLNPEPVVVPTLPTPTPVSTPQQ, from the coding sequence ATGAGAGAGAGAAGTATTCCAGAAGATTGGTCTGTTGTCAAGGCTTCTAGCCCAGAAGATGCTAGCCAATCTTTAACTCCCGTTGCAGGAATTGGCTCTACTGAAGTAGGACACGCAGCCAAAAAGAGCGGTAACACCTCAGCACCGCAGCCAAAATCCCCAAAAAGATTGAATCCAAAGCGCAAGGTACTCCTCTGGTCGAAAAATTGGATTTTCTGGATGGGATTAGGAGGCTTGGTGACAAGTGGAGTTGGTATGATCGCGTTGGCAATGCTATTGAAGTCACCAGCAGCACCCAACTGTCCAGCTATTTTTTGGCCTCTAGCTTCAGCTTCAGTGCGACTACATTGCGCACAAGTAGCAGCAAACAAGCAGACAGTGCAAGACTTACTGCAAGCGATCGCCCTCGTTGAAGCACTCCCAGACGATCACCCACTCCGCCCAGAAATCAATCGTTTACTAGAACAATGGTCGCTTGATATTTTGGCTCTAGCTGAGCAAGATTTTCAAGCAGGAAGATTAGAACAAGCGATCGCTACGGCACAAAAAATCTCCAGAAATGTACCTGCCTACCAAAATGTAGATAGTAAGATTGCCAATTGGCAGTCAATTTGGTCAGAAGCAGAAGCAATATATGCCGAAGTCGAAGATCGCTTACGCGCGCGTGAGTGGCATCAAGCATTTATGGGAACGGTACGCTTACTCAGTATTGGTAACGAATATTGGGCAACGACGAAGTACACAGAACTCAATCAAAAAATTGAAATTGCCCGCGAAGATGCCAGCAAGTTGGCAAAAGCGGAAAGCTTGGCAAAAAGAGGTGGTGCAGACAACTTATTGGAAGCCATTAAGATTGCACAATCAATTGGAGTCAATAGCTATATTTACCAAGAAGCGCGAAATCTCATTCCTGATTTGGGACGGCAAATGCTGGAACTCGCGCAAGCAGCTTTAGAAAGACGAGATGCTGATGAAGCCATCAATATTGCTAATCGTATTCCAGCAAGTACAGGCTTGCGTGCGGAGGCTCAAGATTTTACAACTTTAGCATCTGCTCAGCAGAGCGCGTGGATGGGACAAATCCCAGATATTGAAACAGCGATCGCTACCGCACAGAAAATTGCTACAGATAGACCACTGTATAGTAGGGCACAAGAGTTAATTGCCCAGTGGCAACTAGAAATTGAAGCAGTAGCGCGGCTAGATCGTGCTCGACAACTTGCCCGAGGTGGAACTATTGGGGATTTGACAGCGGCAATTACCGAAGCACAATTAATTTCTGATAGCAATCCCCGTGCTTCGGAAGTACGAACAGAAATCAACCGCTGGCGAGGACAAGTTGAGACTATTGAGGATAGACCACTACTCAACCGTGCAGAAGATTTAGCGGTAGGAGGAGATATAGCTTCCTTGCAAGCCGCAATTAATGAGGCGAGTCAAATCAGTAGTGGACGTGCTTTGTATCGTGAAGCCCGCAGTAGAATCAGGACTTGGACAAATACAATTGAGCGAACTCAAGATCAACCAATTCTAGATGAGGCAAGATTTCTTGCCAGAAATGGTAATCTTCCAGCAGCGATCGCAACCGCACAAAGAATAGCCCCAGGAAGAGCGCTTTCAGGAGAAGCCCAAGCCGCAGTAAACGACTGGCAAGGACAAATTCGTGCTAGACAAAATTGGCAAGAAGCACGTCAAACAGCCCTACAAGGTACACCAGAAGCATTAGCACAAGCAATTCGACTAGCAAACCGAGTGCCACGCACTAGTCCACTACGTGCAGATATTAATCCTGCGATCGCTCAATGGAGTCAACAGCTATTTAATCTTGCTTTGAATCGAGGTCAGTATGATATTCCTGGTGGCATTGCGATCGCCCGCAGAATTCCTCCTGGAACAGATGCTTATCGAGCAGCCCAGCAGCAAATTACTGCTTGGGAAAAGTTTTTGAATCCCGAACCTGTTGTAGTACCAACACTACCAACCCCAACACCAGTGTCTACTCCCCAACAGTAA
- a CDS encoding helix-turn-helix domain-containing protein — MMRTESNLNTTNLTDGDQIQSSSFSKLYIEESQFLTIFQREFLLKSRQSNLRPEYHRRIEIMLLADMGYSQAEICTALGCSQEMARYWIAMAKAGLAHKWNDRPIGRPRVIDAHHIARLQELVSHSPREYGYSFRCWTAEWLSKQLAKEFGVEVSDRHISRILQKLGLSLRQIRVQTETKSFSQTKASGIKISNLQSSAQANPLWTFNAVKPSK; from the coding sequence ATGATGAGGACAGAATCTAATCTAAACACAACGAACTTGACTGATGGCGATCAAATTCAAAGTAGTAGTTTTTCAAAACTATATATAGAAGAAAGCCAGTTTTTAACAATTTTTCAACGAGAGTTTTTATTAAAAAGTAGGCAAAGTAATCTACGTCCCGAATATCATCGTCGGATTGAAATCATGCTGTTAGCAGACATGGGGTACTCACAAGCAGAAATTTGCACAGCATTAGGATGTTCCCAAGAGATGGCGCGGTATTGGATTGCAATGGCAAAAGCAGGTTTAGCGCATAAGTGGAACGATCGCCCAATTGGTCGCCCTAGAGTAATTGATGCACATCATATTGCTCGCTTGCAAGAACTAGTGAGTCATAGTCCACGAGAATATGGTTATTCATTTCGGTGTTGGACAGCAGAATGGTTGAGTAAACAACTAGCAAAAGAATTTGGTGTTGAAGTCAGCGATCGCCACATTAGCCGGATATTACAAAAATTGGGACTTTCCTTAAGGCAAATTCGCGTACAGACAGAAACCAAAAGTTTTTCTCAAACTAAAGCTTCAGGTATCAAGATTAGTAATTTGCAATCTTCTGCACAAGCAAATCCACTTTGGACTTTTAACGCAGTCAAGCCAAGTAAATAA
- a CDS encoding nucleotidyltransferase family protein, whose translation MPQQTLNCLALILAAGASHRMGTCKAGLPWRNDKSLLFYQVEQLALAKIVPIVVLGLHNFKQQQVPAGTTVVINHNPSAGKVSSILTGLKHIPQFDCLLISAVDQPRSSWIYQKLLQAHISSSSVPITAPHYQGKLGHPLLFSSSVRSHLENVSEANLGLRQVVQTFSSQIQRVNFDTPEVLLDLNTPEAYQAARLSCT comes from the coding sequence ATGCCACAACAAACCTTGAATTGCTTGGCATTAATCTTGGCAGCAGGTGCATCGCATCGGATGGGTACTTGTAAAGCTGGCTTACCTTGGCGAAACGATAAAAGTTTATTGTTTTATCAAGTCGAACAATTAGCTCTTGCCAAGATTGTACCTATTGTTGTGTTGGGATTGCATAATTTCAAACAACAGCAAGTTCCTGCAGGCACTACAGTAGTGATTAACCATAATCCCAGCGCTGGAAAGGTAAGTTCGATTCTGACGGGATTAAAGCACATACCGCAATTTGATTGTTTGCTGATTTCAGCAGTCGATCAACCTAGAAGTAGTTGGATCTATCAAAAATTACTTCAAGCACACATATCTTCTTCTAGCGTGCCCATTACGGCACCTCATTATCAAGGCAAGTTAGGTCATCCATTATTGTTTTCCTCATCAGTGCGATCTCATTTAGAAAATGTGAGTGAAGCAAATTTAGGTTTACGCCAAGTTGTCCAAACATTTTCTTCGCAAATTCAGCGCGTAAACTTTGACACTCCAGAAGTTTTGCTGGATCTCAATACTCCTGAAGCCTATCAAGCTGCAAGACTAAGCTGCACCTAA
- the hisC gene encoding histidinol-phosphate transaminase, whose product MSYFRAAVDAMTGYIPGEQPKPGTPIIKLNTNENPYPPSPQAMEVLRNLDSEWLRRYPDPFAKDFCCAVSEALSVPADWVIVGNGSDELLNVIIRASAEGSDRKVVYPMPTYVLYRTLAAMQPAKVVEIDYPADFQLPIDELVEARGAVTFIASPNSPSGHLVSLADLRVLAQQLAGILVVDEAYTDFAEYSALPLVQEFENVIILRTLSKGYSLAGLRMGFGIANPQLLAGLFKIKDSYNIDAIATAVGTAAMRDQVYKNACAEKVKKSRTKLAVELKNLGFQVFDSQANFVLVTPPQGNAEQLYLALKARGILVRYFKQVGLENKLRITVGTDEQNQTLIEALVSLM is encoded by the coding sequence ATGAGTTACTTTCGTGCTGCTGTTGATGCAATGACAGGTTACATTCCTGGAGAACAGCCTAAACCAGGAACGCCGATTATTAAGCTCAACACCAATGAAAACCCTTACCCACCGTCACCGCAAGCGATGGAGGTGTTGCGAAATCTTGACAGTGAATGGTTGCGTCGCTACCCCGATCCATTTGCGAAAGATTTCTGTTGTGCTGTGAGTGAGGCTTTGAGTGTACCTGCAGATTGGGTGATTGTCGGTAACGGTAGTGATGAGTTACTGAATGTCATTATACGGGCAAGTGCTGAAGGAAGCGATCGCAAAGTTGTTTATCCGATGCCGACGTATGTGTTATATCGCACGTTAGCCGCGATGCAACCTGCAAAGGTTGTCGAAATTGATTATCCCGCAGATTTTCAGTTACCAATTGATGAACTTGTAGAGGCTAGGGGTGCAGTGACATTTATAGCATCACCAAATAGTCCTTCAGGTCATTTGGTTTCTTTGGCAGATTTGCGCGTATTAGCACAACAACTTGCAGGTATATTAGTCGTTGACGAGGCTTATACTGACTTTGCGGAGTACTCGGCTTTACCGCTGGTGCAAGAATTTGAAAATGTCATTATTCTGAGGACACTATCGAAGGGGTATTCGCTAGCAGGGTTGCGGATGGGTTTTGGGATTGCTAATCCGCAGTTACTTGCGGGATTATTTAAGATCAAAGATAGTTACAACATTGATGCGATCGCAACTGCTGTTGGTACTGCGGCTATGCGCGATCAAGTTTACAAAAATGCTTGTGCCGAAAAAGTGAAAAAGTCGCGCACTAAACTCGCAGTAGAACTTAAGAATTTAGGCTTCCAGGTTTTTGATTCGCAGGCAAATTTTGTTTTAGTAACTCCACCGCAAGGAAATGCTGAACAGTTGTATTTAGCACTGAAGGCGCGGGGAATTTTAGTACGATATTTCAAGCAAGTTGGATTAGAAAATAAGTTGCGAATTACTGTTGGGACAGATGAACAAAATCAAACTTTGATTGAGGCGTTAGTGAGTTTGATGTAG
- a CDS encoding Uma2 family endonuclease, which produces MILQKPTKKLTISWEHLPDDFILPDDPVENIQQPPLAAALTDALGAAERIQPDMLIGSNFGLVATVNKKIVVKAPDWFYVAHVQPVPSEVIRRSYTPHLEGDSVALVMEFLSQEDGGELSIRSTPPYGKLYFYEQILQVPTYVTYDPYERNLEVRYLEEEKYVLHRPDANGRYWIPQLELFLGIWYGERLRQTTNWLRWWDVEGNLLLWSAEQAEQERQRAEQERQRAEQERQRAEQERQRAELLAAKLRELGIDPDALN; this is translated from the coding sequence ATGATTCTGCAAAAGCCAACAAAAAAACTGACAATCAGCTGGGAACATCTTCCAGATGACTTCATATTACCTGACGATCCTGTGGAGAACATTCAACAACCGCCCCTTGCTGCTGCGCTTACTGATGCATTAGGAGCCGCAGAACGTATTCAACCGGATATGCTCATCGGCTCGAACTTTGGTTTAGTTGCTACGGTAAATAAAAAGATTGTCGTGAAAGCACCTGATTGGTTTTATGTGGCTCACGTTCAACCTGTACCGTCAGAAGTCATTCGTCGCAGCTATACACCACATCTTGAAGGCGATTCGGTAGCTTTAGTCATGGAGTTCCTCTCACAAGAAGATGGCGGTGAGTTGTCGATACGCTCGACTCCACCCTATGGCAAGCTTTATTTCTACGAACAAATTTTGCAAGTGCCTACTTATGTTACTTATGACCCTTACGAACGAAATCTAGAGGTACGATATCTAGAAGAAGAAAAGTACGTTTTACACAGACCTGATGCCAACGGACGTTATTGGATTCCGCAGTTAGAGTTATTTTTAGGAATTTGGTACGGCGAGCGATTGCGCCAAACGACCAATTGGCTGCGCTGGTGGGATGTTGAAGGTAATCTTCTGTTGTGGAGTGCTGAACAAGCCGAACAAGAACGACAACGCGCCGAACAAGAACGACAGCGTGCTGAACAAGAACGACAGCGTGCTGAACAAGAACGACAGCGTGCCGAACTTTTGGCAGCTAAACTGCGGGAATTAGGTATTGATCCAGACGCATTAAACTGA
- a CDS encoding bifunctional sterol desaturase/short chain dehydrogenase, with translation MVYWITVIGWGVGSILWAEIVRDLYHVISHRVPVLYRQHVWHHRVFRRDLTFASATIYRQAQWRNDFPECLVMLTLSLALWWVCFVWTPTYQWAALAGTIYTLGFLISCVARGSGSEWAREVTDVTHKPGRFLSPPATWFVNRPYHWRHHFDDDQAYYCGTFTLVDKLMGTALSLKGKKIAVTGASGTLGKALLLHLHQAGAKVFALSSHSEPITMTLNDESFAVKTITWKTGQEAELTELLKKIDILVLNHGINVHGERTPEAISQSYEVNTFSSLRLMELFFTTVRTNEDTALKEVWVNTSEAEVSPAFSPLYELSKRALGDLVTLRRLDAPCVVRKLILGPFKSNLNPIGVMSGDRVARQIIALAKRDVRNIIVTVNPLTYLLFPIKEFCTSIYFRFFSRAETRITEVGTQNDLLGNR, from the coding sequence ATGGTGTATTGGATAACAGTAATTGGTTGGGGAGTAGGTTCGATTCTCTGGGCAGAAATCGTGCGAGATTTGTATCATGTAATATCACATCGCGTACCAGTATTGTATCGACAACACGTATGGCATCATCGCGTTTTTCGGCGAGATTTGACCTTTGCAAGTGCAACAATATATCGTCAAGCACAGTGGCGCAATGATTTTCCTGAATGCCTTGTCATGTTAACACTCAGCCTAGCATTGTGGTGGGTGTGTTTCGTATGGACACCTACTTACCAATGGGCAGCTTTGGCAGGGACAATTTACACATTAGGATTTCTCATTAGTTGTGTAGCCCGTGGTAGCGGAAGTGAATGGGCGCGAGAAGTTACTGATGTCACGCATAAACCAGGACGTTTTCTATCGCCTCCTGCAACATGGTTTGTGAATCGTCCTTATCACTGGCGACATCATTTTGATGATGACCAAGCTTATTATTGTGGTACTTTCACTTTGGTGGATAAGTTGATGGGCACAGCACTCTCACTTAAAGGAAAGAAAATTGCAGTTACTGGTGCATCGGGAACGTTGGGGAAAGCTTTATTACTTCACTTGCATCAAGCAGGTGCGAAGGTTTTTGCTCTTAGTTCGCATTCTGAACCGATTACTATGACACTCAACGATGAATCTTTCGCCGTCAAGACAATTACCTGGAAAACAGGACAAGAGGCTGAACTTACAGAATTACTCAAGAAGATAGATATCCTTGTGCTGAATCATGGCATTAATGTCCACGGTGAAAGAACTCCAGAGGCAATTTCCCAGTCTTACGAGGTGAATACCTTTTCGAGTTTGCGGTTGATGGAATTGTTTTTTACTACCGTCCGCACAAATGAAGACACTGCGTTGAAAGAAGTATGGGTAAATACATCTGAAGCGGAGGTGAGTCCAGCTTTTAGTCCATTGTATGAACTTTCTAAGCGTGCTTTGGGCGATTTAGTGACATTACGCCGTTTAGATGCGCCGTGTGTTGTGAGAAAACTGATTTTGGGACCATTTAAGAGTAATCTTAATCCGATTGGAGTGATGTCAGGCGATCGCGTCGCGCGGCAAATTATTGCTTTAGCAAAGCGCGATGTCCGCAATATCATTGTTACTGTTAATCCACTAACTTATCTCTTATTCCCTATCAAAGAATTCTGCACATCAATATATTTCAGATTCTTCAGTCGTGCAGAAACTAGGATTACAGAAGTAGGAACGCAGAATGATCTTCTTGGTAATAGGTAA